The Perognathus longimembris pacificus isolate PPM17 chromosome 3, ASM2315922v1, whole genome shotgun sequence nucleotide sequence tttctggtggctaattggagataaacatcttagggactgtcctgcccaggcaggtTTTGAACTACACTTCCCATAGCTtaggctccagagtagctaaaattacagttaTCAGCCACCAGTGTCCGGACAATTGTAGAGGTATTTTACAGATCTGTTATTCGGTTTTTAGTCctagatatttatttttgtaaatccaACCTTTGAAGGAATATATGAAATGAACTTTGAGTTtatcttgtttcttttattttaatgtattaaaaATCACGTTTAATCCAAAAGACAAAAGAGATGTTATTTTTCCAACACTAAGTAGActgatttttaaattctattttttgtATTACTATAAATTTGTACTCATGCCTACAGGCAAAATGGTTTTTATTATGAAAGTTTTATATGGGCACCTGAAGTCTTTTGACCAAATGAAAGTGGCTTTGTCCATcacttattatttcatttaaaaattaaaatgttcttaaTATTCTCAGTTATTTCGTTTTCATTCATGTATGTGGAAATCACTCAAATAAAAACAtatccccagcaacacacacacacacacacacacacacacacacacacacacacacacacgctcacacatgAAGAAGACAGGCAAACCAAGACTCAGGGTCTAAATCCAGTGTGCTTTGGGTGAATACAATTTTATtgcaatacaaaagaaaaaacttttatATGGCTAcattttccttccccctttcttctcaCCTCTGTCCTTATGTCTATTTATCCAGGAACTTTCTTTTTCATGCCATTAACATTCTCCTTGCCTGCCATCCATCCACTCTTGCTTCAACACATCAACCAATCCCTGAGTACATTCTTTGCCTTTCTTCATTTAAGAGATAAAAGTGTTGTGTAAGTTTACTACAACCTGAATTAAGAAGAAATACAAGGAATACAAAATATTTTGCAAAAGCACTATAATCAGATATCATCCCAAAGAGTTCACATCACACAATAAGGATTCAGTATTCTACTGAATAATATGAAGTCAAAATTATTAAAAGTTtagaaaaattattgtcaaagacAATATTGAAAAGACACTAAGAGAGGGGACTATAGAATTAAGCACAGATTAAATCataggaaacaaaaatataaaaagaattccAGTTTAAATGGTGTCTTACAATACCTCTGACTACAAATACTACAAAAATGCACAATGGGTTCCTACCCTGTGAAGTAAAAATTCCATAATATTAATGATTAcacaaagggaaaattcctgtggaTTTAGATTAGACCTTGTATCCACTAATCAAACCACTGAATTTAATCTTAAGAATGCTTATTTCTCCTACTATGTCGTTTAATCCCAAAACCATGTAGAAAAGTTGTATTTCTCATGAAGAAGATTATATAGCACTTTGGGACAAAAATGCAGCACAGGAGTCCTCCAccggaggccaagatggagaaaacttccacagccaccatgaccttccccttggcactgtggtacacaggaaggaaggtgatccacacactgcagaacaccagcatgctgaaggtcagaaacttggcttcattgaaggtgtcaggcaggtttctGGCTATGAAAGCCACAGTGAAACTGGCCAGGGctagggagcccaggtatcccaggacacagtagaaggcagtgagggagcccttgttgcaCAAGATGATgatgtggccatgttcagagtgtgtatctgtgtcaatgaagggaggagaggttctcAGCCAGTGTCCACACAGAGTCACCTGCATGAGAGTGCAGATGGGTATGATGAATTTTGGAGCCCCAGATACAAgtagccacctcatccttctccctggagaagtggccTTGAATGCCAGGACCACAGTCACTGTTTTAGCCAACACTGTGGAAACAGCCACCGTGAAGACAACTCCAAATGTGATCTGCTGCAGGATGCAGGTTATTGTGTTGGGACGGCCAAGAAAGAGCAAGgaacaaaggaaacagaagatgagagaGATGAGCAAGTTGTAGCTGAGAGCCCtgttattagccttgacaatggcAGTGTCTTGGTGTTTCACAAATATCCCAAGAACAACAGCAGTTAGCATAGAGAAGCAAAGAGCAATGCAGGCCAGAGCCATGCCCAAGGCATCTCCAAAAGccaggaaacttgcagctctGAGGAGACACTGATTTCTTtctgtgttggcatactgatgatcaGGACACGTCACACACTGGTCCATATCTAGTGAGAAGTACACATTACTATTAGTCCTagttatgaaattatttttcttcaccAAATTTGAGAAATAGTTTCCTTAGGTGTAATCCTCAAATATCAGTATTTGCTAtataaaagtacacacacacacacacacacacacacacacacacctttgtccaaagtagggaagggatggggatcATCATAATGGAGAGACAAGTTCAAAAattgaaccaatgcaaaagcaatgcttacaaaactatatgctgtaaagtAACTGTACATACAATTCAGGGGAGAAGGGGCGGGGGTAGTTGACAAGAGTCAatctgagaaaatgagggaggaggtaacaagtttgataagaaatatactcaatcccttacatatgaaattgaacccctctgtacatcactttgacaataaataaattaattaagaaTTTAATGTATATGTTTCTTTTCCAACCATAAATTTCTGCCATTTCCATCTTATCATTTATTCAGGCTTTCTTATTCAACTTTTTTCCCTCAGTGATTATCATATATTTTGATAGTTGTGGTATTTCAATATTTTAACCAAAATTTTCTACACTTTTTCTAACTCTTAATAACAGAATTGTACACAGTTCTGCAATTGTATTGAAAATTGTAAATATGTGGCTTACACTTGCCTACATGTCTCAGTAAAACATTAACTCATCCCTATGGCATGTTATTCTTGAAGTCTCCTCATTTTGATTTTGTCATCTACTCAGCTATGACACTATAGGAACTGATTGACCACTCCTGGACAATCTTTAATCATGCTTACTTCTGAAATGGAATCCACCTTTCTAAGCACTTGACTTGTGATAAGACCAGTCCTGGACATTGAGAAAAAAAGGTATGCCAGAACTGTGTTTTCTCTGTTGGTAAAATGTAacctttaaaatgaaaactttccCTACTAAGACTTATGTTCAACTTCATATTAGAGTTTACCCTTGTCCTAATGATTAGTGATAAGAAGGATATTTGGAGATAACTTTGCCATAATGTATCATATTGCAACCAGCAATACCACCACCTGTCAAAATTAAATTActcacagagagaaggaaaatgggCTCTGTAGTCCTAATACACATTTTTTTGCATTGACTTGTTTAGACTGAGGAAAactagggagagaggaagaatttCTTCACACTTCATggacttacctgtcccattagcaATCGCATTCTCAGGGCAaagggtacaatcaaagcaacaggcagcttttccttcctgaggagatttcctgaatccaggaccacaactctcagtgcagacagagtgaggagtctgagaaaaatcagaaatttGTCAGTAACTGTTCAGATTTGCACTTAACATTCTAAACTTTCTGTTGTTTAAAGAATAGAATCATTACACCATGTTTCTGTTCAAGTGAGTGCAGTTGATTAATTGAATTCAGTTATATATTGCAAGATTCCAAAAAGGCTTATGTGGTAAACCTTGATTTCTAGTATGTTGAATTATTGCAAAGTTTGGGATTTTTAAAAGGTGGAAAGCAGTGGTGAGAAAGTAATTCCTAGTGTACAGCCCTATGGAATTtctttgaattcatggcctaatAGCTTGTCTTATTTGTGacatgaggaaaagaagaaggaaaacctCCTTTTTATAGTGTTATATGAACCCCAGGACTATGGTACCTTTCTCTTTGATTTCCAGCAGCCATGGGGTGAGAATCTTCTCACATGTGCGTTGGCAGACTCCTTTCTTAAAAGATGGTTTAATACTAGGTCAAATAACCACTGAATATGCCaacacagaaatgagaaaaataaacatcGAAACAAAACAGTTTCTCATCATGTACTTTATTGAAGTGTTAGAAACCCAGTGAGAGAAATAGAATTTATATTTTTGAGAATCTTCTAACTTGACAGTTAAAAAGCCATTTAATTCTTTTGGTTTGGATCCAGGTAATTGAATTCAAGATCTGGGCACTGGATtcaagctgtttttgctcaagtttagcactccactacttgagtcacagctctgctccaGATATTTGCGGTTAGTTGGGCATAACAGGCTCACAGAGTTCCCTGTTTACACTGATTTAAACCATGGTACTCAGATCTTAGCTATGTGATGAATCATTAGGCTTATGGGACAAAGTTGCTGGCACTCAGGTAGATGTAGATTGAAAGGGGGATGTTTGCTTATTTGTgtatccttaattttttttaggaTTAGTTCCAACCTACCTCTGTTGCTCCAATGGACCACtgtaccatatcttcagataaagacagttgatTGCCATGTAGAgcatatggagaaaactttcctattttcacagcaagttcaagaccttctggaaaattccaaatatttACAATGTCATACTCGGGATCCAATTTGCTTTTCTCATCCAAAATCACTTGATGTCCAGTAGAACTGTAAAActggatgttcttcagaaaagggtgcagctaaaagagaaacatcatcttatggtgaaaTATATTCCAGAATTAACATGGAAGACTTGAACTAAGAAAAGCTTTCAATTGCCTTCAATCTCTGATTCTGAAGTCAAGAATAGCACAGACATCTAAGGAAGTATCCCAGAACAAAATATATGGAGAAATAGATCgaatatttctgaaaaataacctttTCTGATCACTCAGTAAAGAAATAGACATCTTTTCACTTCAAGAGAAACCATTTTGCTACAGACTACTACAACCACTATTTTAATGAAAGTCTATAGTTTGAACTTGCTAAAGTGTAATACCAAATTTGGAACAAACTATCACTTATAAAAAATATGGATAAATATGTTCAGTAGGTCATCCTTTCCTATGACTGAACTAACTTCTAGGGGAAAGCTGAAGTTATAGTTTTCATAACACTAGCTATGAATATGTTGAGCTTCTTGGTAACTAAAGGAATTCATAAcaatatgctggtggctcaagtatGTAATTCAAGCCATTAAAGAGGCACAAATAACAccaagatttgaagctagctgggacagaaaagtctgtgagaaagttgtctccaataaactattctgaAGAACCCTGAATTAGTGCTGCGCTGAAGTGgttgagaactagccttgagtacaaatagACTCAAGGACATAGccaaagtccagagttcaagtcactggactgacaaaaaacaataaaaagtatcCAAAAgccattggtgtaaaccaactgtacaactcttgggatggggagggggaaatgagggaggaggtaacaagttgaacaataaatgtactcactgccttacatatgaatctgtaaccccctctgtactacactttgacaataaagaaaaaagttaaaaaagaaatataaaaaaacaatgtgtagaaatacaaaatatattttatccttGTTACTAGCCTGTTGTACCTCAAATACttttattgggggggaggggtagtagtctttatttagctgtgcacagtgtctgctaGCCACCACCGGTATGGTGACAAACCGCACAGGGGCCCAATAGGGCTTGGCTTTTAAGGGCAAGTATCACATGTGCCTTTtgcaggtggtcatggggtaagaatcacatttaACACAGGCAGGTGGTCTGGCAGGTTAAGCTAAGCAAGAAACATACAGATgcagaattgctgttagtgattaTAATTCCAGTAAACTTCagtaaacaaagaaaccaaagcaatacaattccagtaaactctggtgagcaaagcaaagcagaagtggcactgtggctcaagtggcagagtgctagccctgcctaaaaagaagacagggacagtgctcaggccctaaattcaaggcccagtactgccccccccccaaaaaaaaacaccaaatcaAAGACTTTTAAACAGAAATAATTCCTgggtggtgggggagagggggctggaaatgtggcttagtggtagagtgcttgcctagtgtgcacgaagccctgggttcatttcctcagcaccacataaacagaaaaagccagaaagtggtgctgtagctcaagaggtagagtgctagccttcagcaaaacgaagccagggatagtacctaggccaagtcccaaaccccagaattggcaaaaacaaaacaaacaaacaaaaaacccaaaaaagagTAAAATCAAAAAATGTCCTGGGGTTTTGAAAAGAACTTGAAATACTTAAGTTTTTTTATGTCAATTTACATTGATTCAATTTTGCACTTAGAGTAGTTTGTAATAGGAAAGAGATTGATATTTGAGACAATTACTTCAAATactgaaatatattcattaatatCAGCAACCAAGGTATGTATAACATATGAattcaaacacacatatatatgcatacatgcatatatacagaaatatttaatttcatacaGTAAGAAACCCCTCTAGCATATGCCTTTCCTCATGGATTGGGCCATCCAACAGAAGGAATTACCTGTTTAGGGGAAAGAactgtttcttttctattctccATTGCTTGAACTTCTGTTTGACGAAGAAGCAGCTCATGGAAAGCCTGGGTcacagcatacacagcgttgTATACGTTGTAACtctctccagacatagtcatgtcaaaaatgtgcccaggcaaccaatccaaagAGGCATCATGAGGACAATtgtcccatgttacacagtcagacttagaatctgagcaattaaaagagagaaaccacagcctagcaagaagaaagtcttctgggtatttggaaggatTGACtgtcttgacaaaatctgtgaatccagaaacaacTACATGATGGTGTGTAAACATAAGAGGTGTATGCAATGAACCTAGcatgaaatattttctcttgttGGTGAAATCCCACTCTGAGTTCATGATACAAACTTTGCCTTGCATGAAAATTTGCTCAATACTTATCATTAAAACTTTTAATGAATCATTGTCACCATATATGATGAGGACACTTGCTGTAGATTTATTTATCTTGTTATATATTCCCATGACATTGAATAAATGTGACAAATCTTGGCTTGAGATCACTAGCTCATAGGCTACACAAATTTTGTTCTTGaccatttcttcttttacttcagCAAGAATCCATGAACCATTCTCATCTTTTGAGGTCAACAGTCCCACCCAGctccagctgaagtgaagcagtagTGAGACCATGGCAGCGGCTATTGACGTGTCCTttgaggccatctgatagagagcaggaaacTTACTGTGGTCATTCAGGGCATTATCAAATGACCCAATggtaaactaaaggaaaaaattggatgctccatgaatgaATTAGGCAGAAGGTAGGTTTTGTTATAGcttttaacaaaataattttaatagttattcaatatatgaaattatttgttaaaaatcTCTTGATCTTTGTGCCACTCATTCCATCAACTCTTCGTAGCTGTATCAATCCCACCCCCTTCCTGAATTTCCTAAATCCATCATCACATATGTGTATTGAATATTATGTTTCTTAAACATTCATCCATTTTTTATtcatctgctttttcctcctAAGAGATACACCACTAAGACAAGTTatgcttcagttttctggtattcattttttgtACTGTCAGTAAATCAGAAAAATTACAGCATGAAGTTACATCCCTATATATGCCATGCTTTTCAGATAGGTCATATATTTATGGAAATGGCTATGTGTTTGTTTCATATGtttcatattaatattttagatataactTTTACATATAAGAGTACATATTTATACCTTCTTGTTCTGAGcctgacttcattcaacataatattttgcgtgtgtgtgtgtgtgtgtgtgtgtaagtacatGACAGTAAAGGTGCACAAGCTCATGGCCTCTTGCACTTCCTTGGATTTTTCCCcacaagactggtgttctaccacttgagccagaaatTCATTTTCTGAGTTTTGCTCATTAAGTGGAGATataagtttcctgagtagctagcattgcaagtctgagccatcagtaccctgATAAATATATCTTCACACTGCAAAGTCATTTTCCACTTTCtgatttattaaagaaaattattgatGATTCAAACaatatcctttttctcttctctaacTCTACCATCTCATTTTACAAACAGtggaaataatatatttatacatacatatacatatatatatatattccacaatCTCTGAGTACTCTTTGATACAACAAAATTTGATAGGTTCACAAATACAGTCTCTTCTTATCATTCTCTTCTAACTCCTGAAATGGCACCAAATTAGACATTTTTATATCCATCACCTTCTCCCACCATCACCTGTGGAAAACTGTATAGTCCCAGCAGTGTCCCAATATTGTCAGATGTTATGGCTGATGGTCCTGTAATTGCTGCTACAGACCTGCTGTCTCtcatacaggagtagtttggaatcttgtacttcccaaagagccAAATGAAGGGATTCTTAAATATTTTCCAACCTCTGAATTGAACATCATgaatatcaaatcccagagtcaagttgtgtaagAGAAAAGggtttttgttgatttcatcaatagcaaaagccaaagCCAGAACAAATTGGTAATCCTTGAAGATCCTGcataatgagcatagaaatttgAGTAGTTTTTCAAAACCTAAAACTTTGATGAAATTatcagctaggtgctagtggcttgcacctgtaatcctagctacacaggaggtttaTATCTGATAATTATGGTTGGAGCCAGCAagtagaaaagcctgtgagacttttatatacaattaaccatcaaaacaccagaagttgaagtatggctcaaatgctagacacagagcctttagcaaaaaccataagcaagagcttgaggtcctgagttgaaaccccagtaccactactaaataaataaatatacataagtaaatatgtatttatcGATAATGTATACTTTATACATACAAATGTACTATATACCTTgaaatatataaagcaaatatgaaaaatgatgtatactttaaaatgtacaaatatttgctaatatttaaaggaaatgaaatattttaactatGGTATTTTAGTGTACTGTTGCATATTAAATAATGTAACACATAACAATATAAGGTATACTAAATAATATACTgtgttatatttacatatatgttggTATTTAGTGTACTATAGTGTCTTTTAATGTATTTAAAGTTattataaatacttaaaaattaacatatgtataaaatatatgtatactatatagtatTAGTAGATTTCATGGCCTCACACTctcaattgactttttttttttatcaagtctggtattctttcactgggagccacagctcgacttctgcaTTTTTGTGGCtgaattgaagatcagagtttcatggactttcatggccaggctagttttgaaccacaatgctcaggtttcagtctcctgagtaggtagaattccAAGGCAGAAGCCATCACTACCCAGCCCCAAAACTCCTTCTTGATGCTGGTCCCAACAAGGAAGCTAAACTCAGTTTTGTTCTCATGTACACACATTAGCTTAGGAGAGAACATTACTAAAGTTTGGATTTTCTTGTCTTCCACTTTTGTCTGTTTCCCATCTTCATATCCCACATTCAGTTAGTATGTAGTATTTATATGCTATGTTTATGCATCCTGATTGGCATCTAAAGCTGTTGTTTTACTCTTACAGAACATTCAATTTTAGTTCCAGGATCATAGGACTTGAGCCCCTGATTTATTCATCTGGCATTTTGCCTGACCTCTTGTAGCTCTCACTGTTGGGAGGGATGGTTTTTAGAACTTGACTTCAATAGCAAAATGATTTTGAAACATTATATTGTGTACCTACTGTACATTGAAAAGTCATCAAGTTTAATGGTTTGAAGCAATGATCATTTGCTTAGCTCAAGATTTCAGTGATTCAACATTTTTATGGGTCTTGGCTGGACCATTCTGGTCTTGGATGGTCTCTACCACACACCTGTGAATAGTTACAGGCTAGGTAGAGACATTTATGGATAAGGATGGCTTCTACCTAGTGCTAAAGGTATAACTGGGACATGTGAAACAGTTTATATGATTCCTATAGCCTTTTCTATTCCAGTAGGTTAGTGTGAGCTCATTTACTGGTAGAAGCAGCAGACAAAAGAAGAGTCCATGTTCTAAACCTGCACTATGTCACCACTGCCACATTATATTGATCAAAGAAAGCATTAAGACTCTGAAGGAGATGGAATAAATTATACAACCTGTAAAATCACAGTGCAGAGGGAAGGCAAAGAAGGAGGAATAAAGGACTATAAGCATTTTGGCAATGttccatgttttctttatatGAAGTCACAGCTGGGGAAGAAGTCTTAGATGTGGAGAATTTCCACAAAGTCCTGCCTACTGCCTTCTGCCTACATCCATGAATGTGACTTGTCCACCAGCCAGTGACCAATTACTGAAAATGAATCCCTTGAGAttggaaaattttgaaatttaattttcagaAACAAACAATATTGTGGAACCAAAGTGAACAGCATCTCATGTTTTGGGTTCAAATCTACACatctccctccttcattttcctagaAATCCTAGACAATGATTAGGAGAGAGATACAAGGCTTTTTGCTTTGcattgatcttttaaaaattgtaagcACATGCCATGTGGGAGTCACCATGCAGGTCACCATATCATGTTATTTCTAACATAATATGCTTGTCAAAATAGAGCAACAGGCTGAGGAAATGCATGTAAAGTAGCATTTTATACTTTGATGCACTGAGAATCAAAGTGAACATCATACAAACCATTTAAACTTGAAACCAGCTTTTGTGAAGATTGTTTCATTGTCACCAAAAATTTAATTGTGCTCTCTTTACAAGGGCCTTCTCTACCACGTATTTTTCTCACTTGGCAGAAGGGAGACTTGTTCTAAGAGGGTTGAATCTGTCCATGAGCTTCattcctatattttctttttgataggATATTTTATACCTACCGATTGAGTTTAATGACTATTTCTTATGTTATTTTGATTGGGTGAGAAATTGTGCAAATTATGTCAAAAgatgcttctaattttttttgtttttgtatatgtgtcagtactgtaacttgaactcagggtcttgtactcaagcttggctttttcattcacggtttgcactctaccacttgagccacataaccagttctggctttgtttttgtagtttagtggcaaTAAGTGTTTCATgaacttacctgcccaggcttgctttgaaccaaaatactcaaatctcagcttccagagtagctaagattatagggatgagccactggtgtcccgGCTAGAACtaagccttttaagtagctactTTTCTTATTGCCTACCTAACTACCTCTGCCCGAAAAGATAGACAGATTTCATTCTGTGGGtgactttcattttgcttttataaaaaatatgtttttacttGCTCAGGTCTTAcagattttaatgtattttattgattAAATTTTTAGGGTTATCTCTGTGGGACCCACTCTGCTGTGCTGTATACCCCTCTGGATATGATCCTTGACATTGACTTTAAAACTTTCATCAATAGGGGTTTAAGTTTGAACTAGGTACAAAGTAGCTTGATTTGATATACCAGTACTGATTTTGACCTTGGCAAGTCTCCTTGACTTTGCAAGCTTCCTTTTCTTACAGAAAATCACTGCAGTAGATTCTTTAGGTAACCACTGATTAATGATAACATGCAGGGAATATTCAGCCTCTGGCCTGGTACTAAGAAAGTTCACTAAATAGCAGCTGTTGTTGGTTGATATCACTTCTGTCATGGTGGTAGCCCTGCTGGTGAAATTCCTTCTTTCGTTTTTGAGTGAGGTCAGAAGATAAGATCATGTCTAAACTGGGAGCCATCTAAAACTGTTTTTTGAAGATACTGTATCCCAAACTTATCCAAAGATAAACTTTAACTGACAAAAAGCTATAcaaagagacataggaaaaataatttttgccTTTATCCAATCATTcattcttcctgtctttttcctctttctcttatttttcctcgtatatatatatatagtgtgtgtgtgtgtgaatgtgtgtgtgtaggtgtgtgtgtgtgtttgtgtgtgtgcatgtatgtgttggcttgatctcaaggcctgagctctgtctcttaactttttaaattaaagctTGTGGCACCCTATTGCTGAGGCACA carries:
- the LOC125347655 gene encoding vomeronasal type-2 receptor 116-like, which codes for MEKRAHMDGDVMIAGFFPLYALEMDHGNNEASRQDAQAPIFKDYQFVLALAFAIDEINKNPFLLHNLTLGFDIHDVQFRGWKIFKNPFIWLFGKYKIPNYSCMRDSRSVAAITGPSAITSDNIGTLLGLYSFPQFTIGSFDNALNDHSKFPALYQMASKDTSIAAAMVSLLLHFSWSWVGLLTSKDENGSWILAEVKEEMVKNKICVAYELVISSQDLSHLFNVMGIYNKINKSTASVLIIYGDNDSLKVLMISIEQIFMQGKVCIMNSEWDFTNKRKYFMLGSLHTPLMFTHHHVVVSGFTDFVKTVNPSKYPEDFLLARLWFLSFNCSDSKSDCVTWDNCPHDASLDWLPGHIFDMTMSGESYNVYNAVYAVTQAFHELLLRQTEVQAMENRKETVLSPKQLHPFLKNIQFYSSTGHQVILDEKSKLDPEYDIVNIWNFPEGLELAVKIGKFSPYALHGNQLSLSEDMVQWSIGATETPHSVCTESCGPGFRKSPQEGKAACCFDCTLCPENAIANGTDMDQCVTCPDHQYANTERNQCLLRAASFLAFGDALGMALACIALCFSMLTAVVLGIFVKHQDTAIVKANNRALSYNLLISLIFCFLCSLLFLGRPNTITCILQQITFGVVFTVAVSTVLAKTVTVVLAFKATSPGRRMRWLLVSGAPKFIIPICTLMQVTLCGHWLRTSPPFIDTDTHSEHGHIIILCNKGSLTAFYCVLGYLGSLALASFTVAFIARNLPDTFNEAKFLTFSMLVFCSVWITFLPVYHSAKGKVMVAVEVFSILASGGGLLCCIFVPKCYIIFFMRNTTFLHGFGIKRHSRRNKHS